The Nicotiana tomentosiformis chromosome 9, ASM39032v3, whole genome shotgun sequence genome contains the following window.
ttaccacctcttgcattgcttcattgagtctcctttgatatttaatggagggtttggcatattcctccaaattaatcttgtaCATGCAAAATTCAGGgtttattccccgaatatccgccaaagtccacccaatagatTTCTTCCGCTTGTTGAACACCGCCAAtttagagtcaacctgcacgttattcaaacaagaggaaagaataaccggtaaagtagaacaagggacaAGAAATTCATAcatgagatgtggaggcaatggcttcaactccaagataggaggctcttcaattgcaggctttgtaggaggagttttcctatttttgagatccaaggaaagtttccgaggtgcataattgtatgaccccatcccttgcaaagaatttacacattccatgaagtcatccatttcctcatcatcaaaatttatCAAAACGGCCTCCAtcatgtcacccacattaatcgtggcacttgtatcataaataataacatcggtcaccaagtccacgaacgaacatacttcattgctattcagttgcctcatagatttgcgcACGTGGAACAtcgccttttcatcacccacctggAAAGTGAGTTcaccagcttccacatcaacaagagactttcccgtagcaaggaaaggtctaccaagaataatcggcacctcatagtccacttcacattCAAGAAAAACAAAATCCGCTGGGAGAATGAATTTATctacacgaaccaacacatcattaATTACACCAaacggtctcttcatggtacgatccgcCATTTTTAATCTCATAGATgcgggtcttggttgcccaattcccaaagtcttgaaaatcgaatagggcatcaaattgatacttgccccaagatcacaaagagctttagcaaagttGGAACTTCCAatagtacaagggattgtgaaagcgccgggatcttccaatttaggagccattgaatgcacaattgcactcacttgatgagtcatcttTATAATTTCATAATTCATCGAccacttctttgtcaccaagtccttcatgaactttgcataaccgggcattttctCCAATGCCTCAACCAATGGCTCATTAATAGATAGaatcttcatcatgtcaatgaactttttgaattgattttcgccatttttcttggcaagcctttgagtatatggaggaggaggccttggcattggtgccttagcctttggcagtaccggttccggtatgtcaacaatgtgctccctagacgggtttacttcctcttgagtctcctccacattgttatcaatatcaattcttgcttcatcatttgcttgatCCACATTATTTGGGACCtcatcttcttgtaccacttgctcatcatccataattttcctttgacttgaggtgggtgaatccccaccttttccactccttgtagtaACATCCATGGCAtatcccgtgttgttcccaccctttagGTTCACCACCATGttacttggtagtgcccccttaggatgagtgtttaaagcttgcgagatttgcctcaattgaacttccaaattgtgaattgaagtgttgtgagagacTAGTTGGGCATCAGAgttggcattcttctccatcatttgtttgaacatgttctcaattcgtcccatctcattgttggaagagcttGGACCATGGGATGGATAAGGAGGCAGGTTTCTCGGTTATTGATACATCGGGGgactttgaaagcccgacccccgatttccttagTTATTGTTCCACCCCCCTAGTTATTGACTCCCaaatatccttgactattgccactccaattgccttggtttgtttggccattccaatttccttgattgttttgattgttccaattctcTTGGTTGTTACCaccattccaattaccttggttgctaGAATTCCAATTCCCTTAATTAccatgaggtcgccattgttgttgattcgagccttgagagttgtttctttgcccttggaagttgttcacatactgtacttcctcttcttgttcatcgtaagattcatcttgatcaaacccactatcttcttgcacataatatTCCGCACGGTTTTGCACGTTAGGTCCCTTttgccttctcttgtttaccatcatattaactccctcaattgcattgacttgcttaggaccttgcacttgttgaagtttaGCCTTgtctaattgattcattgtggtggtcaactCGTCAATTGCTTCCGCTATTTCACctaagatctcacaagcttccACATATGGCGTTGTCATGAAATTACCACCGaaaagttggttgaccacgcattgattggtactattgatccccctgtagaaagtttgttgaatcatagcctccgtcatgtcattgtttgggcACTCTTTAACCATAGTTCAGTACCTCTACCATATTTCATGCAACAGCTCgttgggttcttgtttgaatgctagaatctcatctctaagagtagccatatgctcgagagaaaagaacttggaaataaatttctccgacaattcatcccatgtatggatggaatggtttggcaacctttctaaccaatccaaggctttcccccatagagagaaaggaaatggcctcaaccttaaagcatcctcggagacgtttgtctgtttactcccccagcaagtgtccacaaaccctttcaagtgtttgtacgcattttgattcggatccccggtgaagaatccccgttgctctagcaatgggagcttaacatttgtgatttgaaagttgcccgccctaatgcggggcgggactatggcacttgcataccctttatTCGGCAACAccaggtgtggagccgctcttggtggaggtggagtGGAACAGGAATGTTGTCTTGAGGAAATCgacctcgtctatttgcttgaggttcaagaggaacctcttcaacttggtcatcttccacgtccacatcccccaaaggcatgtttccgagaggatcattgttgttgagagccattatttcacctacaattgtttcaccaaaaagattagtaaTATGGAGGAAAAGAAGtcaattcacacacaaaaccaaatatatagctaaatctgttTTTAGCTCCCcagcaatggcgccaaaaattgatctcgtccaagtcacacctctatttgaggttatgaaacggtcgatgTAATAGTAATATCCAACAGAGAGTCCGAGtcgaattccacagggagctatatgaATTGTATTTAGAGGTATATATTATGGTGAATGAGCTTAAACTATCttaaattacacttccacaagatTTGGTTGATTCTAGGTCTAgtttaaactaag
Protein-coding sequences here:
- the LOC138898478 gene encoding uncharacterized protein gives rise to the protein MGRIENMFKQMMEKNANSDAQLVSHNTSIHNLEVQLRQISQALNTHPKGALPSNMVVNLKGGNNTGYAMDVTTRSGKGGDSPTSSQRKIMDDEQVVQEDEVPNNVDQANDEARIDIDNNVEETQEEILSINEPLVEALEKMPGYAKFMKDLVTKKWSMNYEIIKMTHQVSAIVHSMAPKLEDPGAFTIPCTIGSSNFAKALCDLGASINLMPYSIFKTLGIGQPRPASMRLKMADRTMKRPFGVINDVLVRVDKFILPADFVFLECEVDYEVPIILGRPFLATGKSLVDVEAGELTFQVGDEKAMFHVRKSMRQLNSNEVCSFVDLVTDVIIYDTSATINVGDMMEAVLINFDDEEMDDFMECVDSKLAVFNKRKKSIGWTLADIRGINPEFCMLAGREFYCFLDGYSCYNQILIAPEDQEETTFTFPYGTFAFKRIPFGLCNAPITFQWCMMAIFTDMVEDYHEVFMDDFSVVGDSFDDCLENLDKVLARCEETNLVMNWDKCHFMFEEGIVLGHKISKKGIEIDKEKIEVISKLPPPTSVKGVRSFLCHTGFYRCFIKDFSKVVNPLCKLLEKDAKFHFNDDCMKAFELLKFKLTTTPIITAPN